A genomic stretch from Caldalkalibacillus salinus includes:
- a CDS encoding ABC transporter substrate-binding protein, which yields MKWLRTGLLMALTLPLLLLSACNNPSSDLTKVKVAEVTRSIFYAPHYVAVSEGFFAEEGLEVEITTTWGGDKTMTTLLSDGADIALVGSETSIYVHQQGTDDPVINFAQLTQTDGTFLVSREKLTSFEWDDLKGRVFLGQRKGGMPQMVGEYVLKKHSIDPQDDLELIQNVDFGNISNAFASGTGEFVQLFEPQATLFEREGIGHVVASFGVESGHVPYTVFMAKESYLNENEETAQKFTNALIKAQTFVYEQPVEEVAASIQPFFEDTELDVIAAVIERYKEQETYDPDLILGENEWDRIQDIIEESGELQQRIDYDILVDTTFAERASKN from the coding sequence ATGAAATGGCTTCGCACAGGTCTACTTATGGCATTAACGCTTCCTCTCCTTCTATTAAGTGCTTGTAACAACCCATCATCTGATTTAACAAAAGTAAAGGTCGCTGAAGTGACACGCTCCATCTTTTACGCCCCACACTACGTGGCGGTCTCAGAAGGTTTTTTTGCTGAAGAGGGGCTTGAGGTTGAGATCACAACGACATGGGGTGGCGATAAGACAATGACAACACTTCTGTCAGATGGAGCCGATATTGCCCTTGTTGGTAGTGAAACGAGTATATACGTTCATCAACAAGGCACGGATGACCCCGTGATTAATTTTGCACAATTGACTCAAACGGATGGCACTTTTTTAGTGTCTAGAGAGAAACTAACATCGTTTGAGTGGGATGATTTAAAAGGTCGTGTTTTTCTAGGTCAAAGAAAAGGCGGAATGCCGCAGATGGTGGGGGAATACGTGTTAAAAAAGCATAGCATTGATCCACAGGATGATTTGGAGTTAATTCAAAATGTCGACTTCGGTAACATCTCCAATGCTTTTGCTTCAGGTACGGGAGAGTTTGTACAGCTCTTTGAACCGCAAGCCACTTTATTTGAGAGGGAGGGGATTGGCCATGTCGTGGCTTCTTTTGGCGTGGAGAGTGGTCACGTTCCCTACACTGTATTTATGGCAAAAGAAAGCTATTTGAATGAAAACGAAGAAACGGCACAAAAGTTTACAAACGCCCTGATAAAAGCCCAGACATTTGTATATGAACAACCGGTGGAAGAGGTTGCAGCTTCCATTCAACCGTTTTTTGAAGATACTGAGTTGGACGTTATTGCAGCCGTCATCGAGCGCTATAAGGAGCAGGAAACGTATGATCCAGATTTGATTTTGGGCGAAAATGAGTGGGATCGTATTCAAGACATCATTGAAGAGTCAGGAGAACTACAGCAAAGAATTGATTATGACATACTTGTGGACACCACATTTGCAGAAAGGGCATCTAAAAATTAA